One part of the Streptomyces sp. AM 2-1-1 genome encodes these proteins:
- a CDS encoding RNA 2'-phosphotransferase, producing MDDRRTVKVSKYLSKHLRHQPERIGLTLDPNGWVAVEELLRAAERHGFPITRAELAYVVEVNDKQRFTLEGDRLRANQGHTVSVDLDLPPAEPPPFLYHGTVGRSLPVIRTEGLRPMARHHVHLSPDRETATRVGARRGRPVVLSVDAGAMHRDGHVFRVSANGVWLAESVPPAYLRFPG from the coding sequence ATGGACGACAGACGCACCGTGAAGGTGTCGAAGTACCTCTCCAAGCACCTGCGGCATCAGCCGGAACGCATCGGGCTCACCCTCGACCCGAACGGGTGGGTGGCCGTCGAGGAGCTGCTGAGAGCCGCGGAACGCCACGGCTTCCCGATCACCCGGGCCGAGCTCGCGTACGTGGTCGAGGTCAATGACAAACAGCGTTTCACCCTTGAGGGGGACCGCCTCCGCGCCAACCAGGGCCATACCGTCTCCGTCGACCTCGACCTGCCGCCGGCCGAGCCGCCCCCGTTCCTCTACCACGGCACGGTGGGCCGGTCCCTTCCCGTGATCCGGACGGAAGGGCTGCGGCCCATGGCCCGCCACCACGTCCACCTCTCGCCCGACCGGGAGACGGCCACCCGGGTCGGAGCCCGACGGGGCAGGCCCGTGGTGCTCTCCGTGGACGCGGGAGCGATGCACCGCGACGGGCACGTCTTCCGCGTCAGTGCCAACGGGGTGTGGCTGGCGGAGTCCGTACCCCCCGCCTATCTGCGTTTCCCCGGCTGA
- a CDS encoding SDR family oxidoreductase, with translation MRLPGARERWVRTGGIELHVAELGNPDRPTVVLVHGYPDSKEVWSRVAPGLAEHWHVVLYDVRGHGRSTAPVPLRGGFTLEKLTDDFLAVVDEVSPDRPVHVVGHDWGSVQSWEFATVERTRGRIASFTSMSGPSLDHFGHWIHDRLTRPTPRRAAQLAGQGAKSWYVYLLHTPVLPELAWRGPLGRRWPQILERLEKVPAGDYPTASLPRDAAHGAWLYRDNVRTRLRRPRPDAYAHVPVQLITPTGDAFLSESLSDGLERWVPHLLRRRLPAQHWVPRTRPDQLVSWISAFVSALETPSGTGTPAPAAAGRSGRHADRFGGQLVLVTGAAGGVGRATALAFAEAGARVVAVDRDAAGAARTAETALRLGAPAAWAESVDPGDEQAVEKLGAKVAAEYGTVDVLVNLATAPWRSSTPNASLLETTADEWRKLLDTGLWEIIHGCRVFGGQMAARGQGGHIVNVVPSALPSSRPAGASPYDAVRAAVLSLSRGLRAELAGRTVSVSTVSPVWPESDGTGTDTDRSAGADGATGPGVPDGAVPGARSTSGRPGLRTPEGVAETVLDAIVHDRALVVTPERSRGPRHFRRLRGGPETSPKR, from the coding sequence ATGCGACTCCCAGGAGCGCGCGAGCGCTGGGTACGCACGGGTGGGATCGAGCTCCACGTGGCCGAGCTGGGGAACCCGGACCGGCCCACCGTGGTGCTGGTGCACGGATATCCGGACAGCAAGGAAGTGTGGTCACGGGTCGCACCGGGGCTCGCCGAGCACTGGCACGTGGTGCTCTACGACGTGCGCGGGCACGGCCGTTCCACCGCACCGGTGCCGCTCCGCGGCGGCTTCACCCTGGAGAAGCTGACCGATGACTTCCTGGCCGTGGTGGACGAGGTCAGTCCGGACCGGCCCGTGCACGTGGTGGGCCACGACTGGGGGTCGGTGCAGTCCTGGGAGTTCGCCACGGTCGAGCGGACCAGGGGCAGGATCGCCTCCTTCACCTCGATGTCCGGTCCCTCGCTGGACCACTTCGGGCACTGGATCCACGACCGGCTCACCCGGCCCACGCCCCGGCGGGCGGCCCAGCTCGCCGGCCAGGGCGCCAAGTCCTGGTACGTGTACCTGCTGCACACCCCGGTCCTGCCCGAACTCGCCTGGCGCGGACCACTGGGACGCCGCTGGCCGCAGATCCTGGAGCGGCTGGAGAAGGTCCCGGCGGGCGACTACCCCACCGCCTCGCTGCCCCGGGACGCGGCGCACGGCGCCTGGCTCTACCGCGACAACGTCCGCACCCGGCTGCGCAGGCCCCGCCCCGACGCGTACGCGCACGTACCGGTCCAGCTGATCACGCCGACCGGTGACGCCTTCCTGTCGGAGTCGCTCTCCGACGGCCTGGAGCGCTGGGTTCCGCACCTGCTCCGCCGCCGGCTGCCCGCTCAGCACTGGGTACCGCGCACCCGGCCGGACCAACTGGTCTCCTGGATCTCCGCGTTCGTCTCCGCGCTGGAGACCCCGTCCGGGACCGGCACCCCCGCGCCGGCCGCCGCGGGGCGGTCCGGCCGGCACGCGGACCGCTTCGGCGGCCAGTTGGTGCTGGTGACGGGGGCGGCCGGAGGGGTCGGACGGGCGACGGCGCTCGCGTTCGCCGAGGCCGGGGCGCGGGTGGTGGCCGTGGACCGGGACGCGGCGGGCGCCGCCCGTACCGCGGAGACCGCGCTCCGCCTCGGGGCGCCCGCCGCCTGGGCGGAGTCCGTCGACCCCGGCGACGAACAGGCGGTGGAGAAGCTCGGTGCGAAGGTCGCGGCGGAGTACGGCACCGTCGACGTCCTGGTCAACCTCGCGACGGCCCCTTGGAGGTCGTCCACGCCGAACGCCTCCCTCCTGGAGACGACGGCCGACGAGTGGCGGAAGCTCCTCGACACGGGGTTGTGGGAGATCATCCACGGTTGCCGGGTGTTCGGCGGACAGATGGCCGCGCGCGGACAGGGCGGGCACATCGTCAACGTGGTGCCCAGCGCCCTCCCCTCGTCGCGGCCGGCCGGAGCCTCCCCGTACGACGCGGTGCGGGCCGCCGTTCTGTCGCTCAGCCGGGGCCTGCGGGCCGAACTGGCGGGCCGCACCGTGTCGGTGAGCACGGTGAGCCCGGTGTGGCCGGAGTCGGACGGCACCGGGACGGATACTGATCGGAGCGCCGGGGCGGACGGTGCGACCGGCCCCGGGGTGCCCGACGGGGCTGTGCCCGGGGCGCGTTCGACATCGGGCCGCCCGGGTCTCCGTACGCCGGAGGGAGTCGCCGAAACCGTGCTGGACGCGATCGTCCACGACCGGGCGCTGGTGGTGACACCGGAGAGGTCGCGCGGACCGAGGCACTTTCGCCGTCTCCGGGGCGGCCCGGAGACGTCACCCAAGCGGTAG
- a CDS encoding ATP-binding cassette domain-containing protein translates to MQALSKRYPRVTALDRLSLDIGPGVTGLVGANGAGKSTLIKILLGLSPATEGSASVLGLDVATHGAAIRERVGYMPEHDCLPPDVSATEFVVHMARMSGLPPTAARERTADTLRHVGLYEERYRPIGGYSTGMKQRVKLAQALVHDPRLVLLDEPTNGLDPVGRDEMLGLIRRVHTDFGISVLVTSHLLGELERTCDHVVVIDGGTLLRSSSTSEFTQSTTTLAVEVTDSDAHPDGTDALRRTLVAAGVKLVGTDGVDTGGLPGAGHILLVEAVGEETYDLVRDSVAGLGLGLVRMEQRRHHIAEVFRAGEGGQQVPAQLAAGPSPGVPARAPALGAVQENPLSAAVPQAPDAGAVHQAPAPGAVQQKGSGPDEH, encoded by the coding sequence ATGCAAGCCCTGAGCAAGCGGTACCCCCGGGTGACCGCTCTTGACCGGCTCTCCTTGGACATCGGACCGGGTGTGACCGGTCTGGTGGGTGCCAACGGGGCCGGCAAGTCCACATTGATCAAGATCCTGCTGGGACTCTCGCCCGCGACCGAGGGATCGGCCTCGGTGCTCGGGCTGGACGTCGCCACGCACGGTGCCGCGATCCGGGAGCGGGTCGGGTACATGCCGGAGCACGACTGCCTGCCGCCGGACGTGTCGGCGACCGAGTTCGTGGTCCACATGGCGCGGATGTCGGGCCTGCCTCCGACGGCGGCCCGGGAGCGCACCGCCGACACCCTGCGCCACGTCGGCCTCTACGAGGAGCGCTACCGTCCCATCGGGGGGTACTCGACGGGCATGAAGCAGCGGGTCAAGCTGGCTCAGGCCCTGGTCCACGACCCGCGGCTGGTCCTGCTCGACGAGCCGACCAACGGCCTCGACCCGGTCGGCCGCGACGAGATGCTCGGCCTCATCCGCCGGGTGCACACCGACTTCGGCATCTCCGTCCTGGTCACCTCGCACCTCCTGGGCGAGCTGGAGCGCACCTGCGACCACGTCGTCGTCATCGACGGCGGCACCCTGCTCCGGTCCAGCTCCACCAGCGAGTTCACGCAGTCGACGACCACGCTCGCGGTCGAGGTCACCGACAGCGACGCCCACCCGGACGGCACCGACGCGCTGCGCCGGACGCTCGTCGCCGCCGGCGTGAAGCTGGTGGGCACCGACGGCGTCGACACCGGCGGCCTGCCCGGCGCCGGACACATCCTGCTCGTCGAGGCGGTGGGCGAGGAGACGTACGACCTGGTGCGCGACAGTGTGGCCGGGCTGGGGCTCGGTCTCGTCCGCATGGAGCAGCGCCGGCACCACATCGCCGAGGTGTTCCGCGCGGGTGAGGGTGGTCAGCAGGTGCCGGCCCAGCTCGCCGCAGGCCCGTCGCCCGGCGTCCCGGCCCGGGCCCCGGCCCTCGGAGCCGTACAGGAGAATCCGCTGTCCGCAGCCGTACCGCAGGCTCCGGATGCCGGAGCCGTCCACCAGGCCCCGGCACCCGGAGCCGTCCAGCAGAAGGGGAGCGGTCCCGATGAGCACTGA
- a CDS encoding ABC transporter permease, with amino-acid sequence MSTEIRAGGAPRGDASRIHDIGYRSYEGPRLGRGYARRSLYVQSLKGAFGLGRSARSKVLPMLMLAVMCLVAAIIVAVSMAAPGATKLVVKYTSYAIYLQAVIALFVASQAPQSVSRDLRFRTVPLYFSRPIAHVDYVLAKLAAMASALFVLTGLPLVVLYVGSLLAKFDFADQTGWFAQGLVSVALLSVLFAALALVVAALTPRRGFGVAAVIAVMTISYGAVSTVQAIAYSTGSDGAIAWFGLFSPITLVDGVQTAFLGASSAFPGGEGPGAAMGVVYLIVVLALVTGSYAALMRRYRRVGL; translated from the coding sequence ATGAGCACTGAGATCAGGGCCGGAGGCGCGCCGCGCGGCGACGCCTCCCGCATCCACGACATCGGCTACCGCTCGTACGAGGGCCCGCGGCTCGGGCGCGGTTACGCCCGCCGTTCGCTCTACGTCCAGTCCTTGAAGGGCGCGTTCGGCCTCGGGCGCTCGGCCCGGTCCAAGGTCCTGCCGATGCTGATGCTCGCGGTGATGTGCCTGGTCGCGGCGATCATCGTGGCGGTGTCGATGGCGGCGCCGGGTGCCACGAAGCTGGTCGTGAAGTACACGTCGTACGCGATCTACCTCCAGGCGGTCATCGCGCTGTTCGTCGCCTCGCAGGCCCCGCAGAGCGTCTCGCGGGACCTGCGGTTCCGGACGGTTCCGCTCTACTTCTCGCGGCCGATCGCGCACGTCGACTACGTCCTGGCGAAGCTGGCGGCGATGGCCTCCGCCCTCTTCGTCCTCACCGGGCTGCCGCTGGTCGTCCTCTACGTGGGCTCGCTGCTCGCGAAGTTCGACTTCGCCGACCAGACCGGCTGGTTCGCGCAGGGGCTGGTGTCGGTGGCGCTGCTCTCCGTGCTCTTCGCCGCGCTCGCGCTGGTGGTGGCCGCGCTGACCCCGCGGCGGGGCTTCGGCGTCGCGGCGGTGATCGCGGTGATGACCATCTCGTACGGGGCGGTCTCCACCGTCCAGGCCATCGCCTACTCGACCGGTTCCGACGGGGCCATCGCCTGGTTCGGGCTCTTCTCCCCGATCACGCTGGTCGACGGGGTGCAGACCGCGTTCCTCGGTGCCTCCTCCGCCTTCCCCGGTGGGGAAGGTCCGGGGGCGGCCATGGGCGTCGTCTATCTGATCGTTGTCCTCGCGCTCGTCACCGGCTCGTACGCCGCCCTGATGCGCCGTTACCGGAGGGTCGGGCTGTGA
- a CDS encoding ABC transporter ATP-binding protein, producing the protein MTTIEIDHASRWFGNVVAVNDVSMTIGPGVTGLLGPNGAGKSTLINMMAGFLAPSTGTVTLDRRPIWRNESVYQEIGIVPEREGMYDFLTGREFVVANAELHGLGAAQAARALATVEMEYAQDRKIQTYSKGMRQRVKMASALVHDPAVLLLDEPFNGMDPRQRMQLMDLLRRMGEQGRTVLFSSHILEEVEQLASHIEVIVAGRHAASGDFRRIRRLMTDRPHRYLVRSSDDRALAAALIADPSTAGIEVDHGEGALLVQAVDFGRFTTLLPRVAKERGIRLLAVSPSDESLESVFSYLVSA; encoded by the coding sequence GTGACCACCATCGAGATCGACCACGCTTCCCGCTGGTTCGGGAACGTCGTCGCCGTCAACGACGTGAGCATGACGATCGGCCCGGGCGTCACCGGGCTGCTCGGCCCCAACGGCGCGGGCAAGTCCACCCTGATCAACATGATGGCCGGATTCCTCGCTCCCTCCACCGGAACGGTGACGCTCGACCGCCGGCCGATCTGGCGCAACGAGTCGGTCTACCAGGAGATCGGCATCGTCCCCGAGCGGGAGGGCATGTACGACTTCCTGACCGGCCGCGAATTCGTCGTCGCCAACGCCGAACTGCACGGGCTGGGCGCGGCCCAGGCGGCGCGCGCGCTCGCCACGGTCGAGATGGAGTACGCCCAGGACCGCAAGATCCAGACGTACAGCAAGGGCATGCGCCAGCGCGTGAAGATGGCCTCGGCGCTGGTCCACGACCCGGCCGTGCTGCTGCTCGACGAACCGTTCAACGGCATGGACCCCCGGCAGCGGATGCAGCTGATGGACCTGCTGCGGCGGATGGGCGAGCAGGGCCGCACGGTGCTCTTCTCCTCACACATCCTCGAAGAGGTCGAGCAGCTCGCCTCGCACATCGAGGTGATCGTGGCCGGACGGCACGCGGCCAGCGGCGACTTCCGCCGGATCCGCCGGCTGATGACGGACCGCCCGCACCGCTATCTCGTCCGCTCCAGCGACGACCGCGCGCTCGCGGCGGCCCTGATCGCCGACCCGTCGACGGCCGGCATCGAGGTCGACCACGGCGAGGGTGCGCTGCTGGTCCAGGCGGTCGACTTCGGCCGGTTCACCACGCTGCTGCCGCGGGTGGCGAAGGAGCGGGGCATCCGGCTGCTGGCCGTCTCGCCGTCCGACGAGTCCCTCGAATCGGTCTTCTCGTACCTCGTATCGGCCTGA
- a CDS encoding ABC transporter permease, giving the protein MYDPTVARLTYRALLGRRRAAILFVLPALLIAISLAVRLLAGADDQITSDVLGGFALAAMVPLIGVIAGTGAIGPEIDDGSIVYLLAKPVKRPTIIFTKLIVAIAVTMVFSALPTLIAGFILNGNGQQIAVAYTVGALVASIAYSALFLLLGTVSRHAVVLGLVYALVWEALFGSRMPGARTLSVQQWALSVSERIGAEGAITADVHLPLATVLLVGVTVGATWYAGQKLRTLKLAGEE; this is encoded by the coding sequence ATGTACGACCCCACGGTCGCCCGGCTCACCTACCGGGCCCTGCTCGGCCGGCGCCGGGCCGCCATCCTGTTCGTCCTGCCCGCCCTGCTGATCGCGATCTCGCTGGCGGTACGGCTGCTGGCGGGAGCCGACGACCAGATCACCTCCGACGTCCTGGGGGGCTTCGCCCTCGCCGCGATGGTCCCGCTGATCGGAGTCATCGCGGGCACCGGCGCCATCGGCCCCGAGATCGACGACGGTTCGATCGTCTACCTGCTGGCGAAGCCCGTGAAGCGCCCCACGATCATCTTCACCAAGCTGATCGTGGCGATCGCCGTCACGATGGTCTTCTCCGCGCTGCCCACGCTGATCGCGGGGTTCATCCTCAACGGCAACGGCCAGCAGATCGCGGTCGCCTACACCGTCGGGGCGCTCGTCGCCTCGATCGCGTACAGCGCGCTCTTCCTGCTGCTCGGCACGGTCAGCCGCCACGCGGTCGTGCTCGGCCTGGTGTACGCGTTGGTGTGGGAGGCCCTCTTCGGCAGCCGGATGCCGGGGGCGCGCACGCTGAGCGTGCAGCAGTGGGCGCTCTCGGTCTCCGAGAGGATCGGTGCCGAGGGAGCGATCACCGCCGACGTCCACCTGCCCCTCGCCACGGTGCTGCTGGTCGGGGTCACCGTCGGCGCCACCTGGTACGCGGGCCAGAAGCTGCGCACCCTCAAGCTGGCCGGCGAGGAGTGA
- a CDS encoding HAD family hydrolase: MTFPFKLVATDLDGTLLRHDDTVSDRTRDALAAATRSGAAHIVVTGRAVPWTRQILDDLGYDGLAVCGQGAQVYHAGEHKLLTSLTLDRQLAGLALSKIEAEVGPLLLAASRDGLDGEVLVGPGYRPHDGPLPVVHVDDPNEMWTAPLNKVYLQHPELGDDQLAAAARAVVGSLVNIVMAGPGIVEILPLGLSKATGLSLAARRLGVKAADTIAFGDMPNDIPMFGWARHGVAMANAHEELKSVAHEITASNEDDGIAVVLEELLAGGTR; the protein is encoded by the coding sequence GTGACCTTTCCCTTCAAGCTCGTCGCCACCGATCTCGACGGGACGCTGCTCCGCCACGACGACACGGTCTCCGACCGGACCCGCGACGCGCTGGCCGCCGCCACCCGGTCGGGCGCCGCGCACATCGTCGTCACCGGCCGGGCCGTGCCCTGGACCCGGCAGATCCTGGACGACCTGGGCTACGACGGCCTCGCCGTCTGCGGCCAGGGCGCGCAGGTCTACCACGCCGGGGAGCACAAGCTGCTCACCTCGCTGACGCTCGACCGGCAGCTGGCCGGGCTCGCGCTGTCCAAGATCGAGGCGGAGGTCGGTCCGCTGCTGCTCGCCGCGAGCCGCGACGGGCTGGACGGCGAGGTGCTGGTCGGCCCCGGCTACCGGCCCCACGACGGCCCGTTGCCGGTGGTCCACGTGGACGACCCGAACGAGATGTGGACCGCGCCGCTCAACAAGGTCTACCTCCAGCACCCCGAGCTCGGCGACGACCAGCTGGCCGCCGCCGCGCGGGCGGTGGTGGGCAGCCTGGTCAACATCGTGATGGCGGGCCCGGGGATCGTCGAGATCCTCCCCCTCGGCCTGAGCAAGGCGACGGGGCTCTCGCTCGCCGCGCGCCGGCTTGGCGTGAAGGCCGCGGACACGATCGCCTTCGGGGACATGCCCAACGACATCCCGATGTTCGGCTGGGCCCGGCACGGCGTCGCCATGGCCAACGCGCACGAGGAACTCAAGTCGGTGGCCCACGAGATCACCGCCTCCAACGAGGACGACGGCATCGCGGTGGTCCTGGAGGAACTCCTCGCCGGCGGGACGCGGTAG
- the serS gene encoding serine--tRNA ligase: MIDLRLLREDPDRVRASQRARGEDVALVDALLSADELRRSSGVRFDELRSEQKSLGKLIPRATPEERAELLSRADQLKADVRAADAAQNEADAEAKRLLLQLGNIVQEDVPVGGEEDFVVLETHGTIRDFGAEGFEPKDHLELGESLGAIDMERGAKVSGSRFYYLTGVGALLELALVNAAIAQATEAGFVPMLTPALVRPRAMEGTGFLGQAAENVYHLEKDDFYLVGTSEVPLAAYHMDEIIEADKLPLRYAGFSPCFRREAGTYGKDTRGIFRVHQFDKVEMFSYVDPADAEAEHRRLLEWEKQWLTGLELPFQVIDVATGDLGASASRKFDCEAWIPTQGKYRELTSASNCDSFQARRLSVRMREGKKVQPLATLNGTLCAVPRTIVAILENHQLADGSVRVPEVLRPYLGGREVLEPVAK; the protein is encoded by the coding sequence GTGATTGACCTTCGCCTGCTCCGTGAGGACCCCGACCGTGTTCGCGCCTCCCAGCGCGCCCGTGGAGAGGACGTCGCGCTCGTCGACGCCCTTCTCTCCGCCGACGAGCTGCGCAGGTCGTCCGGCGTCCGCTTCGACGAACTCCGCTCCGAGCAGAAGTCGCTCGGCAAGCTGATCCCCAGGGCTACGCCCGAGGAGCGGGCGGAGCTGCTGTCCCGCGCCGACCAGCTCAAGGCCGACGTGCGTGCCGCCGACGCCGCTCAGAACGAGGCGGACGCCGAGGCCAAGCGCCTCCTGCTGCAGCTCGGCAACATCGTCCAGGAGGACGTGCCGGTCGGCGGCGAGGAGGACTTCGTCGTCCTGGAGACGCACGGCACCATCCGCGACTTCGGGGCCGAGGGCTTCGAGCCCAAGGACCACCTGGAGCTCGGTGAGTCGCTGGGCGCGATCGACATGGAGCGGGGCGCCAAGGTCTCCGGTTCTCGCTTCTACTACCTGACGGGCGTCGGCGCCCTGCTGGAGCTCGCCCTCGTCAACGCGGCCATCGCACAGGCGACCGAGGCCGGTTTCGTCCCCATGCTCACCCCCGCGCTGGTCCGCCCGCGCGCCATGGAGGGAACCGGCTTCCTCGGCCAGGCCGCCGAGAACGTCTACCACCTGGAGAAGGACGACTTCTACCTGGTGGGCACCTCCGAGGTCCCCCTCGCCGCGTACCACATGGACGAGATCATCGAGGCCGACAAGCTGCCCCTGCGGTACGCCGGCTTCTCGCCCTGCTTCCGCCGCGAGGCGGGTACGTACGGCAAGGACACCCGGGGCATCTTCCGCGTCCACCAGTTCGACAAGGTCGAGATGTTCTCCTACGTCGACCCCGCCGACGCCGAGGCGGAGCACCGCCGGCTCCTGGAGTGGGAGAAGCAGTGGCTGACCGGCCTGGAGCTTCCCTTCCAGGTGATCGACGTGGCCACCGGCGACCTGGGGGCTTCGGCCTCCCGGAAGTTCGACTGCGAGGCGTGGATCCCCACCCAGGGCAAGTACCGCGAGCTGACCTCCGCTTCCAACTGCGACAGCTTCCAGGCCCGCCGCCTGTCGGTGCGCATGCGGGAGGGCAAGAAGGTCCAGCCGCTGGCCACGCTGAACGGCACGCTCTGCGCCGTACCTCGCACGATCGTGGCGATCCTGGAGAACCACCAGCTCGCGGACGGTTCCGTGCGCGTGCCCGAGGTGCTCCGTCCGTACCTCGGCGGGCGTGAGGTGCTGGAGCCGGTCGCCAAGTGA
- the pheA gene encoding prephenate dehydratase, giving the protein MSATRYAYLGPEGTFTEVALRTLPEAATRELVPMVSVPAALDAVRNGEAAAALVPIENSVEGGITATLDELAVGAPLMIYREVLLSISFALLVRPGTRLEDITSVTAHPAAQPQVRNWLAAHLPQAVWESAASNADGARLVRDGRYDAAFAGEFAAATYGLEPLATEIHDAVNAQTRFVLVGRPARPAAPTGADKTSVVLWLGEDRPGALLELLREFSVRGVNLMLIQSRPTGKGIGDYCFAVDAEGHIADRRVGEALMGLKRICPNLRFLGSYPRAGVTPEEVGPLREGTSDTDFAAASDWLARSQDGRG; this is encoded by the coding sequence ATGTCCGCCACGCGTTACGCCTATCTCGGCCCCGAGGGCACCTTCACCGAGGTGGCGCTCCGTACGCTCCCGGAAGCCGCCACCCGCGAACTCGTCCCCATGGTCTCCGTACCGGCGGCGCTGGACGCGGTACGGAACGGGGAAGCAGCGGCCGCCCTCGTACCGATCGAGAACTCGGTCGAGGGCGGGATCACCGCGACCCTCGACGAACTGGCGGTGGGCGCACCGCTGATGATCTACCGCGAGGTGCTGCTCTCCATCTCGTTCGCGCTGCTGGTGCGGCCGGGCACCCGGCTGGAGGACATCACGTCCGTCACCGCCCACCCGGCCGCCCAGCCGCAGGTACGCAACTGGCTGGCGGCCCATCTCCCGCAGGCGGTCTGGGAGTCGGCCGCCTCCAACGCGGACGGCGCCCGCCTGGTCCGGGACGGACGGTACGACGCCGCCTTCGCCGGGGAGTTCGCGGCGGCGACCTACGGGCTCGAACCGCTCGCCACCGAGATCCACGACGCCGTGAACGCGCAGACCCGCTTCGTCCTGGTCGGGCGGCCGGCCCGGCCGGCGGCACCGACCGGCGCCGACAAGACCTCCGTCGTCCTCTGGCTGGGCGAGGACCGTCCGGGCGCGCTGCTGGAGCTGCTCCGGGAGTTCTCGGTGCGGGGGGTGAACCTGATGCTCATCCAGTCCCGGCCCACCGGCAAGGGCATCGGGGACTACTGCTTCGCGGTGGACGCCGAAGGGCACATCGCGGACCGCCGGGTGGGCGAGGCGCTGATGGGGCTGAAGCGCATCTGTCCGAACCTGCGCTTCCTCGGCTCCTATCCCCGGGCCGGGGTGACGCCGGAGGAGGTGGGCCCGCTGCGGGAGGGCACCTCGGACACGGATTTCGCCGCCGCATCGGACTGGCTCGCCCGCAGCCAGGACGGGCGCGGCTGA
- the efeB gene encoding iron uptake transporter deferrochelatase/peroxidase subunit → MRPAPARAGSDDAGSFEGTEPAGVSRRKLLGGAGAAGAAGLVLGAAGGATGYAAARPDTPAALTSIGSTEAMFHGKHQPGITTPLQASGHLVAFDLTAGAGRTEAAALMRRWSVLAEELMAGRPAGSGDDTGIARDAGPSSLTLTFGFGRTFFDRTGLTERRPAGLDPLPAFSSDHLDSGRSNGDLWVQIGADDALVAFHALRAVQKAAGTAARVRWQMNGFNRTPGATAHPMTARNLMGQLDGTNNPRPADHDFDARIFVPGPSDSATADPAQEWLAGGSYAVVRRIRMLLDDWEKLSVAHQERVIGRRKDDGAPLSGGSETTAMELDEIGPDGKPLIPSNAHARISSPEKNGGAAMLRRPFSYHDGIAADGTPDAGLLFVCWQADPFRGFVPVQRKLDRGDALAPFIRHEASGVYAVPGGVARGEYVGQRLLES, encoded by the coding sequence GTGCGCCCGGCACCGGCGCGTGCCGGGAGCGACGATGCGGGCTCCTTCGAGGGCACCGAGCCGGCGGGGGTCTCCCGGCGGAAGCTCCTCGGTGGCGCCGGAGCGGCCGGTGCCGCCGGCCTGGTCCTGGGAGCCGCCGGCGGGGCCACCGGATACGCGGCGGCGCGTCCCGACACCCCTGCGGCGCTCACCTCGATCGGCTCGACCGAGGCGATGTTTCACGGGAAACATCAACCGGGGATCACCACTCCGCTCCAGGCGAGCGGACATCTCGTCGCCTTCGACCTCACGGCGGGAGCCGGACGCACGGAGGCGGCCGCCCTGATGCGGCGTTGGTCCGTGCTGGCCGAGGAGCTGATGGCGGGCCGTCCCGCCGGGTCCGGCGACGACACCGGCATCGCCCGGGACGCCGGCCCGTCCTCGTTGACACTCACCTTCGGCTTCGGCCGGACGTTCTTCGACCGGACCGGGCTGACGGAACGCCGGCCCGCCGGGCTCGACCCGCTGCCCGCCTTCTCCTCCGACCACCTGGACTCCGGACGCTCGAACGGCGACCTCTGGGTGCAGATCGGCGCGGACGACGCGCTCGTCGCCTTCCACGCGCTGCGCGCGGTCCAGAAGGCGGCCGGGACGGCGGCGCGGGTGCGCTGGCAGATGAACGGCTTCAACCGCACGCCGGGCGCCACCGCCCACCCGATGACGGCCCGCAACCTGATGGGTCAGCTGGACGGGACCAACAACCCGCGTCCCGCCGACCACGACTTCGACGCACGGATCTTCGTGCCCGGCCCCTCGGACTCCGCCACCGCGGACCCGGCCCAGGAGTGGCTCGCGGGCGGCTCCTACGCGGTCGTCCGCCGCATCAGGATGCTGCTGGACGACTGGGAGAAGCTCTCCGTCGCCCACCAGGAACGGGTCATCGGCCGACGCAAGGACGACGGCGCACCGCTCAGCGGCGGCAGCGAGACGACCGCGATGGAGCTGGACGAGATCGGCCCGGACGGCAAGCCCCTCATCCCGTCCAACGCCCACGCCCGGATCTCCTCGCCCGAGAAGAACGGCGGCGCGGCGATGCTGCGCCGGCCGTTCTCGTACCACGACGGCATCGCGGCGGACGGGACGCCGGACGCGGGGCTCCTCTTCGTCTGCTGGCAGGCCGATCCGTTCCGGGGCTTCGTGCCGGTGCAGCGCAAGCTCGACCGGGGGGACGCCCTCGCACCGTTCATCCGGCACGAGGCGAGCGGCGTCTACGCGGTACCGGGAGGCGTCGCGCGGGGCGAGTACGTGGGGCAGCGGCTGCTGGAGTCCTGA